TTGAAGAACCAATTGGTGAGGGGTTTCTCAAAGGTGACGACAATGTTGTGCAAACAAACATCGCGGCTGTGATCATTCGGAACGACTACGTGGTCACAGCGTTCCCTGTGCTAACACCTTTGGACGAAAGCCACCCGCTCAACTAGTCTTCCCAGGAATAACCTAGCTAAGATGTCTATGACTTGCCTGGCCTGAGGCCGGACAAGACATTACGCAACTTCTCAGCACTAGAATAAGTGCTGACCAGGCTCATCACATTGATTGACTTTGCAAGAGAATCGACCGTCGGCGAATTACGACGAGTTTGCCCAAATTTCGGCATACTTGAGCCAAATGACAGAGAACTGCCACAAAAATAATCATCATTGTATAGAAATTGGCCCTTTACCGTACTGTCTTTACCTAAAGTTTAGGAAGACGCTTGGTTTGAACTGGACGGGGCTTTGGTAAAGTAAAAGGAAATGAGCGATGGCAAACCGAGCAGCACAACACGTCGTATCCTCTATCGCCGGCATTATTACGTGTTCATCCATGGCACTCGCCGAGCAAACAACGTTCCGATCACATGACGGTGGTCTGGAGATTGTCGGCGAATTGATCAGCAGTTCTGGAGACAACTACGTCGTTGACACCGATTTGGGGCGCTTGAACCTCAGAAAAGAAGAAGTGACTTGCGATGCCGCAGCGTGCCGGTCGGACTCGTCTGAAGCGCAAGAGCAGGACCTGGTACTCTTTGGATCGCAAACGATCGGATCGTCGATCATGCCGATCTTGCTGGCCGGCTATGCAGGTCACCTTGAAGCGGAAGCGTCAGTTGAGACGAATGAGCGAAGCGAGAATATCGTAGCGAGCCTCGTGGGCGAAGAAGGATTCGGCGACCCAATCGGAAGCGTCCTTGTTGTTCCCTCCCTCTCGGACGATGCATTTCCCAACCTGCGACGTGCGTCCAACAAGATTGGTATGTCGTCCCGACGCATTACCCGAGATGAGGCCGTAGAGCTGCGTCAGTTTGGGGCCGGCAGCATGGTGGATGTTACAAACGAACACTTCTTGGCAGTCGACAACCTGGTCCTAGTCGCGCATCCTGAAAACCCGGTCGATGAACTCACTTTGGACCAAGCGCGCGGCATCTTTGCCGGCGAAATCACCAACTGGCGACAGGTAGGTGGTCCAGATTTGCCCATTACTGTCGCACAGCGGGAACCCGGTTCTGCAACACGATCGACGTTCGAAGAGAAACTGTTCGGGCAAGAAATCAAAAGCCTCGCGCAAACAACGAACTTCCCCGATGACGCCACGATCTCGGACTCTGTATGGAGAGAGGCATCGGCCATTGGCTATGTTTCGTCTGCGGAAGTTCGCGGCGCGAAACCTATCACGATCATAAGCTCTTAGGTCAGAGGTTGCGGAACAGGCCGCTGAGATCAAAAGGCTGAAGCGCGAACTGGCGAGAGTAACCGAGGAACGCACGATCTTAAAAAAGGCGACCGCGTACTTCGCGCGCGAGTCTCAGTGAAGTACGCGTTCATCGAGGCTCACCGCGCGGAGTTTTCTGTTCGGTCGATGTGTCGCGTGCTGGCGGTCCATTTCAGTGGCTTTTATGCATGGCTTAAGGAACCGTTAAGCCAGCGTGCGCTTGAAGATGCACGTCAGACAAAGCTGATCCATCAGGCTTGGACGGACAGCGGCAAGGTCTACGGATACCGCAAGTTGACGGATGATCTTCGTGATGCTGGCGAGACCTGTTCTGAGAACCGTGTGGCACGCTTGGCCAGCCTAGCAGGTATCGCAGCGCAGATTGGCCCCATCGGAAGGTTTCTTCGTAGAACCACGCTAAGGGGGAACGAAAACTGAACATGGCTTATGGTGTAGCGTTTCTGATCACCTTGTAAGCTGTTGATCTGCCTATGCCGAGGTGTTTTGCGGCCTGGGCGACGGATTGTCCTGCGCTGACGAGATC
The Yoonia sp. SS1-5 DNA segment above includes these coding regions:
- a CDS encoding substrate-binding domain-containing protein; this encodes MANRAAQHVVSSIAGIITCSSMALAEQTTFRSHDGGLEIVGELISSSGDNYVVDTDLGRLNLRKEEVTCDAAACRSDSSEAQEQDLVLFGSQTIGSSIMPILLAGYAGHLEAEASVETNERSENIVASLVGEEGFGDPIGSVLVVPSLSDDAFPNLRRASNKIGMSSRRITRDEAVELRQFGAGSMVDVTNEHFLAVDNLVLVAHPENPVDELTLDQARGIFAGEITNWRQVGGPDLPITVAQREPGSATRSTFEEKLFGQEIKSLAQTTNFPDDATISDSVWREASAIGYVSSAEVRGAKPITIISS